From Calditrichota bacterium, one genomic window encodes:
- a CDS encoding response regulator transcription factor yields MLERILIVEDEAHIAAGLKLNLEAEGFQTYHVADGLSAIKEIQAGRHDLVLLDVMLPGASGFEVCEKVRSQGNHIPILFLTARDSDDARVRGLELGGDDYITKPFSIRELISRIRAMFRRNDWYRKEPEEGSKLDIGKCRVDLAAYTADTPNGKVELTQKECMILKLLVEREGEVITRDEILEKVWGYDRYPSTRTIDNLIVRLRKFFEEDPRNPKHLHTVYAAGYKFTRNPGS; encoded by the coding sequence ATGCTTGAGCGGATTTTAATCGTCGAAGACGAAGCGCACATTGCCGCGGGTCTCAAGTTGAATCTTGAAGCCGAGGGTTTTCAAACGTACCACGTGGCCGACGGGCTCTCGGCCATAAAAGAAATCCAAGCCGGCAGGCACGACTTGGTACTTCTCGATGTGATGCTGCCCGGAGCAAGCGGCTTTGAAGTCTGCGAGAAAGTCCGTTCGCAAGGAAATCACATTCCGATACTTTTCTTGACGGCTCGCGACAGCGACGACGCGCGTGTGCGCGGACTCGAACTTGGCGGTGACGACTACATTACCAAACCCTTCAGCATCCGCGAGTTGATCTCCAGAATCCGCGCGATGTTCCGGCGCAATGACTGGTATCGCAAGGAACCGGAAGAAGGCAGCAAACTCGATATCGGAAAATGCCGCGTCGATCTGGCGGCCTACACGGCTGATACACCCAACGGTAAGGTGGAGCTGACTCAAAAAGAGTGTATGATCCTAAAGCTGCTGGTTGAGCGGGAGGGAGAGGTCATCACACGCGACGAAATTCTCGAGAAAGTTTGGGGCTACGACCGCTATCCCTCGACGAGAACTATTGATAACTTAATTGTCCGGCTGCGTAAGTTCTTCGAAGAAGACCCGCGCAATCCCAAACACTTACATACGGTTTATGCCGCAGGATACAAGTTTACAAGAAATCCCGGAAGCTAA
- a CDS encoding HAMP domain-containing histidine kinase, producing the protein MFGWLRNAWRNPSLPFRRHFVFFALISLFALAQLAWWSIYQYNEGRRLIETQDGYWQQQIVVAYFQRASFENDFGEWLAQTFPDLEVTASGSIEVKANKREELAARVHKRTRMFISEGAFFGLLVLAGVLFMLRTLREEIDMEHRQSVFLAATSHELKTPLTSLRMYVDTLTAREFPPEKRAEILETMSVDLERLGDLIDRLLQAQKVLTPGTALPLERIDVSEETVRAARELEHRIEFSGMHNLNVDTEHGLYAMADARRWHLVVKNLVDNAVKYSPDGGMIDVFLTKHDGKIELVVSDQGQGFSPDEAERIFERFYRIGNEDTRTSQGIGLGLYLVREIVQSMKGTVSARSQGKGKGSQFIVHIPPARGENA; encoded by the coding sequence ATGTTCGGCTGGCTGCGCAATGCGTGGCGGAATCCAAGTTTGCCTTTCAGAAGGCACTTCGTTTTCTTTGCTCTGATTTCGCTCTTTGCGTTGGCACAGCTCGCGTGGTGGTCGATTTATCAATACAACGAAGGCCGCCGCTTGATCGAAACTCAGGACGGCTATTGGCAGCAGCAGATCGTCGTCGCGTACTTCCAACGCGCGTCGTTTGAAAATGATTTCGGCGAATGGCTCGCGCAGACTTTCCCCGATCTGGAAGTTACGGCGTCGGGCTCAATCGAAGTCAAAGCAAACAAACGCGAAGAACTTGCGGCCCGCGTGCACAAAAGAACGCGCATGTTTATCTCGGAGGGCGCGTTCTTCGGTTTACTTGTGCTCGCCGGCGTGCTCTTTATGCTGCGAACTCTCCGTGAAGAAATTGACATGGAGCACAGACAGTCCGTCTTTTTGGCGGCGACGTCGCATGAACTCAAAACTCCGTTGACGTCGTTGCGTATGTACGTCGATACGCTGACGGCGCGGGAATTTCCACCGGAGAAGCGCGCGGAAATTTTGGAAACGATGTCCGTCGATTTGGAACGGCTGGGAGATCTGATTGACAGGCTTCTTCAAGCGCAAAAAGTCTTGACTCCCGGAACCGCGCTGCCGCTCGAGCGAATCGACGTCAGCGAAGAGACCGTGCGAGCCGCCCGCGAGCTCGAGCACCGTATCGAATTTTCCGGCATGCATAACTTAAATGTTGACACGGAGCACGGCTTGTATGCGATGGCGGACGCCCGACGCTGGCACTTGGTCGTGAAGAATCTCGTCGACAACGCCGTCAAGTATTCTCCTGACGGAGGAATGATCGACGTGTTTTTGACCAAGCACGACGGCAAAATCGAACTTGTCGTCAGCGATCAAGGCCAGGGCTTTTCGCCCGACGAAGCCGAACGGATTTTCGAGCGGTTTTACCGGATTGGAAACGAAGATACTCGTACTTCGCAAGGGATCGGACTCGGCCTCTATCTCGTCCGCGAAATCGTGCAGTCGATGAAAGGTACCGTTTCCGCGCGCAGTCAAGGCAAAGGCAAAGGGTCGCAGTTCATCGTACATATTCCGCCGGCCCGGGGTGAAAATGCTTGA